The Candidatus Hydrogenedentota bacterium genome has a segment encoding these proteins:
- a CDS encoding PQQ-binding-like beta-propeller repeat protein, translating to MTQRLFRPWVLLAVLIALLAVPRAPTLAAQAGSEALFQRDNLVAWCIVPFDNRKRGPEERAEMMARLGIKRFAYDWRAEHIPTFDEEMEALKRYGIELTAFWFPGALNDEARIILDLLKRHEIKTQLWITMGGGDIECTPEEQEARVRQHADVIRPIAEAAAEIGCTVGLYNHGAWFGEPDNQIAIIQVLNLPNVGIVYNLHHGHDQVDDLAGLLERMMPYLYCFNLNGMNPEGDKKGQKILPIAQGELDLQLLKILKDSGYAGPVGILGHTDDDAEDTLRDNLEGLDWLLPQLDGGAPPGPKPVPQRASLRSAAQGAPSLSAAHGMALSGGLVVEGKPEYAAPPLTVGLNARIDGAASFNILAAHHTKASGAHWEIFTEAGSGHLSAYLPGMDPDHLRTGVSIADGQWRRVTFQYAPDAVRLYLDGALAGETAIRARGLPAVPGGLAFGRLVEGGFGCDGLVDDVHIARGIQPPDPMNAGPPAPGEHTIGVWNFDDRSAETEARTPDVENPDFRAALPEFQVIPAAPADRLTPANGSPAPDAYQTWTRSHGDATNSRYTASAQINRDTVKNLQVAWTYRSGDGEGHIQCNPIVVGATLYVPTPGNALAALDARTGAELWRFRGEGRPAHRGLVYWPGEGEHAPRLLVSIGSDLWALDPATGAPITAFGDGGKVAAGVSVVAGAVYGRVLVLPGFERDVWGIDAVTGERRWTFHTIPAGDQFGADTWENIETGANCWGGMALDEQRGIAYIATGSPKPNFVGVHHTGRNLFANSVIALDALTGERKWHFQEIRHDIWDLDIPAPPNLVTVTKDGKRVDAVAQVTKIGNTLLLDRVTGEPLYPVRLRRAPGSALPGERTWSYQPDIDLPEPFARLNFSPEDITRRSDEAHTYVSNIVNQGNHGFFEPFTEGKPTIFYGLHGGAEWTGAAYDPASSRLYVTANEMAWSITVIRATEIRRAPGQPPSRGQRLYEERCMQCHGAGFEGNSISPPLIGLPGRLDDAAVRALLKTGRNAMPAAEGLTPEDEQALLDYVFLREPGLEVVQPSDGGVPRYTFNGYNKLLDHEGYPGVKPPWGTLNCIDLNTGRLAWKVPLGHYPELAIWGEDDTGAENFGGAMVTAGGLVFCAGTPDNLIRAFDAESGAELWRHELPFGGYAPPASYEVDGRQYVVIAATGGGKLGTETGDAWVAFALPE from the coding sequence ATGACACAACGCCTGTTTCGACCCTGGGTCCTGCTTGCCGTACTGATCGCCCTGCTCGCGGTTCCCCGCGCCCCCACGCTCGCCGCACAGGCGGGTAGTGAGGCCCTCTTTCAGCGCGACAACCTCGTGGCTTGGTGCATCGTGCCCTTCGACAACCGAAAGCGCGGCCCGGAGGAACGCGCCGAGATGATGGCGCGCCTCGGCATCAAGCGCTTCGCCTACGACTGGCGCGCGGAGCACATCCCCACCTTCGACGAGGAAATGGAGGCGCTCAAGCGCTACGGGATCGAATTGACCGCCTTCTGGTTCCCGGGCGCGCTGAACGACGAGGCGCGCATCATCCTCGACCTGCTCAAGCGCCACGAAATCAAGACCCAGCTCTGGATCACCATGGGCGGCGGCGACATCGAATGCACGCCGGAGGAGCAGGAAGCGCGCGTCCGCCAACACGCGGATGTCATCCGCCCCATCGCCGAGGCCGCCGCGGAGATCGGTTGCACGGTCGGCCTCTACAACCACGGCGCCTGGTTCGGCGAGCCAGACAACCAGATCGCGATCATCCAGGTGCTGAACCTGCCGAACGTGGGCATCGTCTACAACCTCCACCACGGCCACGACCAGGTGGATGATCTCGCCGGCCTGCTGGAACGCATGATGCCCTACCTCTACTGTTTCAACCTCAACGGAATGAACCCGGAGGGCGACAAGAAGGGCCAGAAGATCCTGCCGATCGCCCAGGGCGAACTGGACCTCCAGCTCCTCAAGATCCTGAAGGACAGCGGCTACGCCGGTCCCGTTGGCATCCTGGGCCACACCGACGACGACGCGGAGGACACGCTCCGCGACAACCTGGAAGGCCTGGACTGGCTCCTGCCGCAACTCGATGGCGGCGCGCCGCCCGGACCGAAGCCCGTGCCCCAGCGCGCCAGCCTGCGTTCGGCCGCGCAGGGCGCCCCCTCCCTCTCCGCCGCGCACGGCATGGCGCTGTCCGGCGGTCTCGTGGTCGAGGGCAAACCGGAATACGCCGCGCCGCCCCTCACCGTCGGCCTCAACGCGCGGATCGACGGCGCGGCCTCCTTCAATATTCTCGCCGCCCACCACACCAAAGCCTCTGGCGCGCACTGGGAGATCTTCACCGAGGCCGGCAGCGGCCACCTGTCCGCCTACCTCCCGGGCATGGACCCCGATCACCTCCGCACGGGCGTCTCCATCGCCGACGGCCAGTGGCGGCGCGTCACCTTTCAATACGCCCCGGATGCCGTCCGCCTCTATCTGGACGGCGCCCTCGCCGGCGAGACCGCCATCCGCGCGCGCGGCCTCCCCGCCGTACCCGGAGGACTCGCCTTCGGGCGCCTCGTGGAAGGCGGGTTCGGCTGCGACGGCCTCGTGGATGATGTGCACATCGCCCGCGGCATCCAGCCGCCCGACCCGATGAACGCCGGACCGCCCGCCCCCGGTGAGCATACCATCGGCGTCTGGAACTTCGATGATCGGTCCGCCGAAACCGAGGCCCGCACACCCGATGTGGAGAACCCGGACTTCCGCGCGGCGCTCCCCGAATTTCAGGTCATCCCGGCGGCCCCGGCGGATCGGCTGACCCCGGCGAATGGCTCTCCGGCGCCGGACGCCTATCAAACCTGGACCCGCTCGCACGGCGACGCCACGAACAGCCGTTACACGGCGAGCGCACAGATCAACCGAGACACCGTCAAGAACCTTCAGGTCGCGTGGACCTACCGCAGTGGAGACGGAGAGGGGCACATCCAATGCAACCCCATCGTGGTGGGTGCGACCCTCTACGTCCCCACGCCCGGCAACGCCCTCGCCGCGCTCGACGCCCGCACCGGCGCGGAGTTGTGGCGCTTCCGCGGCGAAGGCCGCCCGGCCCACCGCGGGCTGGTCTACTGGCCCGGTGAAGGCGAACACGCGCCCCGCCTCCTGGTGAGCATCGGGTCCGACCTCTGGGCCCTCGACCCCGCAACCGGCGCGCCCATCACAGCGTTCGGCGACGGCGGCAAGGTCGCCGCGGGCGTTTCGGTCGTCGCCGGCGCGGTCTACGGGCGCGTGCTGGTGCTCCCCGGCTTCGAGCGGGATGTCTGGGGCATCGACGCCGTCACGGGCGAACGCCGCTGGACCTTCCACACCATCCCGGCGGGCGATCAGTTCGGCGCCGACACCTGGGAAAACATCGAGACCGGCGCGAACTGCTGGGGCGGCATGGCGCTCGACGAACAACGGGGCATCGCCTACATCGCCACCGGATCGCCCAAGCCCAACTTCGTCGGCGTACACCACACCGGGCGCAACCTATTCGCCAACAGCGTCATCGCGCTGGACGCCCTCACCGGCGAACGGAAATGGCACTTTCAGGAAATCCGCCACGACATCTGGGACCTGGACATCCCCGCACCGCCGAACCTGGTCACCGTGACAAAAGACGGCAAGCGGGTGGACGCTGTGGCGCAGGTCACCAAGATCGGGAACACCCTGCTGCTCGATCGCGTGACCGGCGAGCCGCTCTACCCGGTCCGCCTCCGCCGCGCGCCGGGGTCCGCCCTGCCCGGCGAGCGCACCTGGTCCTACCAGCCGGACATTGACCTGCCCGAACCCTTCGCGCGCCTGAATTTCTCGCCGGAGGACATCACGCGGCGCAGCGACGAGGCCCACACCTACGTGAGCAACATCGTGAACCAGGGCAATCACGGCTTCTTCGAGCCCTTCACGGAAGGCAAGCCCACCATCTTCTACGGGCTGCACGGCGGCGCCGAATGGACCGGCGCGGCCTATGACCCCGCGTCCTCCCGCCTCTACGTCACGGCGAACGAGATGGCCTGGAGCATCACCGTCATCCGGGCCACCGAGATCCGCCGCGCGCCGGGACAGCCCCCCAGCCGGGGACAGCGGCTCTACGAGGAGCGCTGCATGCAGTGCCACGGCGCGGGCTTCGAGGGCAACAGCATCTCCCCGCCGCTGATCGGCCTGCCGGGCCGCCTGGACGACGCGGCCGTCCGGGCGCTCCTGAAAACCGGGCGCAACGCGATGCCGGCGGCGGAGGGCCTCACCCCGGAGGACGAGCAGGCGCTGCTGGACTACGTCTTCCTGCGCGAGCCCGGGCTGGAGGTCGTGCAGCCGTCCGACGGCGGCGTGCCGCGCTACACCTTCAACGGCTACAACAAGCTGTTGGACCACGAAGGCTACCCCGGCGTGAAGCCGCCCTGGGGCACGCTGAACTGCATCGACCTGAACACGGGCCGGCTCGCGTGGAAGGTCCCCCTCGGCCATTACCCCGAACTAGCGATCTGGGGCGAAGACGATACGGGCGCCGAGAACTTCGGCGGCGCCATGGTCACGGCGGGCGGGCTCGTCTTCTGCGCCGGAACGCCGGACAACCTCATCCGCGCCTTCGACGCCGAGTCCGGCGCCGAGCTCTGGCGCCATGAACTGCCCTTCGGCGGCTACGCCCCGCCCGCAAGCTACGAAGTCGATGGCCGGCAATACGTCGTTATCGCGGCGACCGGCGGCGGCAAGCTCGGCACGGAAACGGGCGATGCGTGGGTGGCGTTCGCGCTCCCCGAATAA
- a CDS encoding acetylxylan esterase, producing the protein MRISLKHAFIALFALSIATPSPADPAAARAELRAALGDAVFQAPATHPAPDFDEGPIQGIFYDALPFEGKPTRVFAYLALPEVPPGEKVPGMVLVHGGGGTAYLEWVRVWHDRGYAAIAMDLEGQLPRNNHPDRPRHDFSGPVRTGMFDDMDRPREDQWMFHAVADVLLANSLLRSLPGVDPDRIGLTGISWGGVVSSLAAGVDERFVFAAPVYGCGYLYDSLGHFRRMGAEEGDDASLALRKFWDPARYFTGAPRPMLWVNGDNDPHFSADILTRSHVSAGPDSTLTIRPRMPHGHGPGWEEKYAPEIYALADHLLNGSGAPLARITEQPARRDGNQIALRFESAVPIAGATLYALTAPYEYAKPEGKNYFDLATHFEPHPAQIDTANQTVTATLPEGCTWYYINLTDNRGCIVSSNLTQVKE; encoded by the coding sequence ATGAGAATCTCCTTGAAACACGCATTCATTGCGTTGTTCGCGCTCTCCATTGCCACGCCGTCCCCGGCGGATCCCGCCGCGGCCCGGGCCGAGCTCCGCGCCGCCCTGGGCGATGCCGTGTTTCAAGCGCCCGCCACGCATCCCGCGCCGGACTTCGACGAAGGCCCGATCCAGGGCATCTTCTACGACGCGCTCCCCTTCGAGGGCAAGCCCACGCGCGTCTTCGCCTACCTCGCGCTGCCCGAAGTCCCGCCGGGCGAGAAAGTCCCCGGCATGGTGCTCGTCCACGGCGGCGGCGGTACCGCCTACCTCGAATGGGTGCGCGTCTGGCATGATCGCGGCTACGCGGCCATCGCAATGGACCTCGAAGGCCAGCTCCCGCGCAACAACCACCCGGATCGCCCGCGCCACGATTTCAGCGGACCCGTCCGCACCGGCATGTTCGACGATATGGACCGCCCCCGGGAAGACCAATGGATGTTCCACGCCGTGGCCGATGTCCTCCTCGCGAATTCGCTCCTGCGCTCTCTGCCCGGCGTCGATCCGGATCGTATCGGGCTCACCGGCATCAGCTGGGGCGGCGTCGTGTCGAGCCTCGCCGCCGGCGTCGACGAACGCTTCGTCTTCGCCGCGCCCGTCTACGGCTGCGGCTACCTCTACGATTCCCTCGGCCACTTCCGCCGCATGGGCGCGGAAGAAGGCGACGACGCCAGCCTCGCGCTGCGCAAATTCTGGGATCCCGCGCGCTACTTCACCGGCGCCCCCAGGCCCATGCTCTGGGTCAACGGCGACAACGACCCGCATTTCTCCGCCGATATCCTGACCCGCTCACACGTCAGCGCGGGACCCGACTCCACCCTCACGATTCGCCCCCGCATGCCCCACGGCCACGGCCCCGGCTGGGAAGAAAAGTACGCCCCGGAAATCTACGCCCTCGCGGATCACCTCCTGAACGGATCCGGCGCCCCCCTCGCCCGCATCACCGAACAGCCCGCGCGCCGGGACGGCAACCAGATCGCCCTGCGCTTCGAAAGCGCCGTCCCCATCGCCGGGGCAACCCTCTACGCCTTGACCGCCCCCTACGAATACGCAAAACCCGAAGGCAAAAACTACTTCGACCTCGCCACCCACTTCGAGCCACACCCCGCCCAAATCGACACCGCAAACCAAACCGTCACCGCCACCCTCCCCGAAGGCTGCACCTGGTACTACATCAACCTCACCGACAACCGCGGCTGCATCGTCTCCTCAAATCTGACGCAGGTCAAGGAATAG
- a CDS encoding bacteriocin, with the protein MADITINDLNEEFTITEEELQHVKGGIGLLLPAVQKVRTASITDGTSNTFLLGDGSVRTF; encoded by the coding sequence ATGGCAGACATCACGATCAACGACCTGAACGAAGAATTCACGATAACGGAAGAAGAACTCCAGCATGTCAAGGGCGGGATTGGCCTGCTGCTTCCGGCGGTGCAGAAGGTGCGCACGGCGTCCATCACGGACGGCACGTCGAACACGTTCCTTCTGGGCGATGGCTCGGTGCGCACATTCTAA
- a CDS encoding arylsulfatase has protein sequence MSSTSRPRGVSRRAFIQAGAFGAGAATLAQSPATAAPRAHTARPNILFLMSDQHRGDCVGADGNAAIHTPNMDRLAREGALFRCAYSTTPTCTPARAALLTGMNPWNHGMLGYSKVPEQYPVEMPRVLRDAGYHTLAVGKMHWSPQRGGHGFHNLILDEASREDSPEFRSDYRAWFASEAPNLEVRATGISSNSYRAAPYALPEALHPTHWTGEVARRFIETYERPEPFFLKVSFVRPHSPWDPPKRWMDFYQDKKLPAAHVGKWAERYRPRSDDSENIWHGDLGADQVRHSRQGYYGSVSHVDEEIGRVLEALEARGMLENTLILYTSDHGDMTGDHHLWRKSYAYEASARIPMIVRWPEGMVDAPRGQTLRVPVEIRDILPTFAEAAGAAIEHPIDGRSLIDAIRGADDWRPWIDLEHDICYGERNHWSGLTDGRIKYIFHAFDGEEQLFDLEKDPGEIHDLAGDPAHADTLHTWRERLIAHLEHRGEEWVKDGKLALRPQSILKSPNYPV, from the coding sequence ATGTCCAGCACGTCCCGCCCGCGCGGCGTCAGCCGCCGCGCGTTTATACAAGCTGGCGCTTTTGGCGCCGGCGCGGCAACTCTGGCGCAATCCCCGGCAACCGCCGCGCCGCGCGCGCACACGGCCCGGCCGAACATTCTGTTTCTGATGTCGGACCAGCACCGGGGCGATTGCGTGGGGGCGGATGGGAACGCGGCGATCCACACGCCGAACATGGACCGGCTGGCGCGGGAGGGGGCGCTGTTTCGTTGCGCGTATTCGACGACGCCGACCTGCACGCCGGCGCGGGCGGCGCTGCTTACCGGGATGAACCCGTGGAACCACGGTATGCTCGGGTATTCCAAGGTGCCGGAGCAGTACCCGGTCGAAATGCCGCGGGTGCTGCGGGACGCGGGTTACCACACGCTGGCGGTTGGGAAGATGCACTGGTCGCCGCAGCGCGGCGGGCACGGATTTCACAACCTGATCCTCGACGAGGCCAGCCGCGAGGATTCCCCCGAGTTCCGCAGTGACTACCGGGCCTGGTTCGCTTCGGAGGCGCCGAATCTGGAGGTGCGCGCGACGGGCATCAGCTCGAACTCGTACCGGGCGGCGCCCTACGCGCTGCCGGAGGCGCTGCACCCCACGCACTGGACCGGGGAGGTCGCGCGGCGCTTTATCGAGACGTACGAGCGCCCGGAGCCTTTCTTTCTGAAGGTTTCGTTTGTGCGCCCGCATTCGCCCTGGGATCCGCCGAAGCGCTGGATGGATTTTTACCAGGACAAGAAACTGCCCGCCGCCCATGTCGGAAAGTGGGCGGAGCGCTACCGTCCGCGGAGCGATGACAGCGAGAACATCTGGCATGGCGACCTGGGCGCGGATCAGGTCCGCCACTCGCGCCAGGGGTACTATGGCAGTGTGTCCCATGTGGACGAGGAGATCGGTCGTGTTTTGGAGGCCCTGGAGGCGCGCGGGATGCTGGAGAATACGCTGATCCTGTACACCTCCGACCACGGCGACATGACCGGCGATCACCACCTCTGGCGGAAGTCCTACGCCTACGAAGCCTCCGCGCGTATTCCGATGATAGTGCGCTGGCCGGAGGGCATGGTGGATGCGCCGCGCGGCCAGACGCTGCGTGTGCCGGTCGAGATCCGCGATATCCTGCCTACTTTCGCGGAGGCGGCCGGTGCGGCGATTGAACATCCGATTGACGGTCGCAGTTTGATCGACGCGATTCGCGGCGCGGACGACTGGCGCCCATGGATCGACCTCGAGCACGATATCTGCTACGGCGAGCGCAACCATTGGAGCGGGCTCACGGACGGGCGGATCAAGTACATTTTCCACGCGTTCGACGGGGAAGAGCAACTGTTTGACCTGGAAAAGGATCCGGGCGAGATCCATGACCTGGCCGGCGACCCGGCGCACGCGGATACGTTGCACACGTGGCGTGAGCGATTGATTGCGCACCTGGAGCATCGGGGTGAGGAATGGGTGAAGGACGGCAAGCTGGCGCTCCGGCCGCAATCGATCCTGAAGTCGCCGAATTATCCGGTTTGA
- a CDS encoding STAS domain-containing protein: MQISRDSMPDASLLSLVGRLDELATAEVEQAFTNVLNNENQGLIVDLAGVEYVSSSGLRVLLMLMKAMKNQQRPLKLCNLSPFVAEVFEVSNFAVLFDIYDSLDAAKRASGDA; the protein is encoded by the coding sequence ATGCAGATTTCCCGCGATTCCATGCCCGACGCCAGCCTATTGAGCCTGGTCGGTCGCCTCGACGAACTGGCGACCGCCGAGGTGGAACAGGCATTTACCAATGTGCTGAACAACGAGAATCAGGGCCTCATTGTGGACCTCGCGGGCGTCGAATACGTCAGCAGCAGCGGCCTTCGGGTCCTCCTCATGCTGATGAAGGCCATGAAGAACCAGCAGCGCCCGTTGAAACTCTGCAACCTGAGTCCCTTCGTGGCCGAGGTCTTTGAAGTGAGCAATTTCGCCGTACTCTTCGACATCTACGACAGCCTCGACGCCGCAAAGCGCGCGTCCGGCGACGCCTGA